Proteins from a genomic interval of Synechococcales cyanobacterium T60_A2020_003:
- a CDS encoding anhydro-N-acetylmuramic acid kinase — protein MTIVIGLISGTSADGIDAAIVELTGTTLDLQVNLLAGKTYPYADDLRSRILEVCHGAPLSMQAFAELDDAIAHAFADAALAVQQGQPAATLIGSHGQTVFHRPPTAAPHTLGYSLQLGRGAVIAQRTQIPTVNNFRAADIAVGGQGAPLVSPVDACLLSHPTRDRCIQNIGGIGNVTYLPAVESLGLPHNAPASSYFAHVKGWDTGPGNSLIDLAVQILSDGQQTYDANGAWAAQGIPCEELVAQWLHDPFFSQAPPKSTGREWFGQAYAHRCLADASERSLCAADTLATLTDFTAASIADSYRRFLPHLPADVILGGGGSRNAYLVERLRNHLASAKVLVSEEFGISVDFKEAIAFAVLAYWNDQNIVGNIPTVTGAKKAVVLGDRHPGAVG, from the coding sequence ATGACCATCGTAATCGGCTTAATCAGTGGAACTTCTGCCGATGGCATTGACGCGGCAATTGTCGAGTTAACCGGGACAACGCTGGATTTGCAGGTCAATTTACTGGCGGGCAAGACCTATCCCTATGCAGACGATTTGCGATCGCGCATTTTAGAGGTGTGCCACGGTGCGCCGCTCTCCATGCAGGCGTTTGCTGAACTAGATGATGCGATCGCCCATGCCTTTGCAGATGCGGCTCTGGCGGTTCAGCAGGGACAGCCCGCTGCAACGCTCATTGGTTCCCACGGGCAAACGGTCTTTCATCGTCCTCCTACGGCTGCCCCTCACACCTTAGGCTATAGTTTGCAACTCGGTCGGGGAGCGGTGATTGCTCAACGCACACAGATTCCTACCGTGAATAACTTTCGAGCGGCGGATATTGCCGTCGGCGGTCAGGGGGCACCGCTGGTTTCTCCCGTTGATGCGTGCTTACTGAGCCACCCGACGCGCGATCGCTGTATTCAGAACATTGGTGGTATTGGGAATGTCACGTACCTACCTGCGGTTGAATCGTTAGGGCTTCCTCACAATGCCCCTGCCTCCAGCTATTTTGCCCATGTGAAGGGTTGGGATACGGGGCCAGGAAACTCGCTCATTGATCTCGCCGTACAAATTCTTTCAGACGGTCAACAAACCTACGATGCTAATGGTGCCTGGGCAGCCCAAGGCATACCCTGTGAGGAGTTGGTTGCCCAGTGGTTGCACGATCCATTCTTTAGCCAAGCCCCACCCAAGTCCACTGGACGAGAATGGTTCGGGCAAGCCTACGCCCACCGTTGTTTAGCTGATGCCAGCGAGCGATCGCTCTGTGCGGCAGATACGTTAGCGACACTCACAGACTTTACAGCGGCGTCCATTGCCGATAGCTACCGTCGTTTTTTACCCCATTTACCAGCGGATGTGATTCTGGGCGGCGGCGGCAGCCGTAACGCTTATCTGGTAGAACGTCTGCGCAACCATCTCGCATCTGCCAAGGTGTTGGTATCAGAAGAGTTTGGAATCAGTGTGGATTTCAAGGAGGCAATCGCCTTTGCCGTTCTTGCATACTGGAATGACCAGAATATTGTTGGCAATATTCCGACGGTGACAGGTGCTAAAAAAGCAGTTGTACTGGGCGATCGGCATCCTGGAGCCGTTGGTTAA
- the rbsK gene encoding ribokinase, with the protein MSVVVFGSINMDLVARSPRLPVPGETLTGYDFTAVPGGKGANQAVAAARLGLPTQMVGRVGSDSFGRELLAHLNWAGVKRDRLYIDPSAHSGVAMIAVDDRAENHIIVVPGANGNVGEEDIRRLRELLSSAKVLLLQLEIPMPAVVSAAQVAREFGVKVILDPAPVPTRLPEELYSLVDILTPNRIEAGQLVGFPVPNLEMAAEAALVLRDRGVETVIIKMGERGVLCMSSEERFVRPAFTVNAIDTVAAGDAFNGGLGAALAEGRSLEQAVIWGSAAGAIAVTRLGAQSAMPSRTELIQFLEKWKYRI; encoded by the coding sequence ATGAGCGTAGTGGTGTTTGGCAGTATCAATATGGATTTGGTGGCGCGATCGCCCCGTTTACCTGTACCGGGGGAAACGCTGACGGGCTACGATTTTACAGCCGTTCCGGGTGGCAAAGGGGCGAATCAAGCGGTGGCGGCGGCTCGATTAGGATTGCCAACCCAGATGGTCGGTCGTGTAGGGAGCGATAGTTTTGGCCGAGAATTGCTTGCCCATCTGAACTGGGCAGGTGTGAAGCGCGATCGCCTTTACATTGATCCGTCGGCCCATTCCGGCGTCGCGATGATTGCCGTTGACGATCGCGCCGAAAATCATATCATTGTGGTTCCGGGTGCCAATGGGAACGTGGGCGAGGAGGATATTCGTCGATTGCGGGAACTGTTGTCATCGGCAAAGGTATTACTACTCCAGCTTGAGATTCCTATGCCTGCCGTAGTTTCGGCTGCTCAAGTGGCGCGGGAATTTGGCGTGAAGGTGATCCTAGACCCGGCTCCAGTCCCCACCCGTCTGCCGGAGGAGCTCTACAGCTTAGTGGATATCCTCACTCCAAATCGGATTGAAGCAGGTCAACTGGTGGGTTTCCCGGTTCCAAATCTAGAAATGGCGGCAGAGGCGGCCCTCGTACTGCGCGATCGCGGCGTGGAAACTGTAATTATCAAAATGGGCGAACGGGGGGTGCTGTGTATGTCCTCCGAGGAGCGCTTTGTTCGACCTGCGTTTACCGTGAACGCTATTGATACGGTGGCGGCGGGGGATGCGTTTAATGGTGGCTTAGGGGCAGCGTTGGCGGAGGGGCGATCGCTCGAACAGGCAGTCATTTGGGGCTCGGCAGCGGGGGCGATCGCGGTAACTCGTTTGGGTGCTCAGTCGGCTATGCCCAGTCGGACAGAATTGATTCAATTTTTGGAAAAGTGGAAGTACCGGATCTAG
- a CDS encoding ATPase, with the protein MTVSRTISLGFLAVITVGAFLLMLPLSTADGSWSSIITALFTSTSAVCVTGLIVEDTGSYYSPFGQAVILLLIQIGGLGYMTVTTFLLILLGRRFGLREKLAIQQSLDIPGMSGATRLVRSIIAMTLIFELTGVFCLLPVFLADYGPGYSLWLAIFHSISAFNNAGFSLFADSLMGYAVSVPINLVIPGLIIFGGIGYQVIMEGFFWFRNRLRGVQECTVFSLNFKIVTSTTIFLLIFGVVAFLATPISHPDFNGSATAWEHLIFAWSQSVMPRTAGFNTVDYGQMTDTALFMTIALMIVGASPGSTGGGIKTTTLRILMACTKAVLQGKEEVLCYQRQIPMTLIIKAVGVVFGSGITIVLATTLISWFDPEIEFIRLLFEVVSAFATVGLSTGITAALTPIGKIIIIGVMYVGRVGVLILMASILGDPKPTTVNYPEENLLVG; encoded by the coding sequence ATGACCGTCTCACGAACCATTTCTCTAGGATTTTTAGCTGTGATCACCGTGGGTGCATTTCTACTCATGCTTCCCCTATCGACAGCCGATGGCAGTTGGAGTTCCATCATTACAGCGCTATTCACCTCAACCTCGGCTGTTTGTGTGACCGGACTCATTGTGGAAGATACAGGAAGTTACTATTCTCCCTTTGGGCAAGCCGTTATTTTGCTGCTTATCCAAATTGGCGGCTTGGGATACATGACGGTTACAACATTCCTGTTGATTTTGCTGGGGCGACGGTTTGGACTGCGGGAAAAACTTGCTATTCAGCAATCCCTAGATATACCGGGGATGTCTGGAGCAACGCGCCTTGTTCGATCGATTATTGCAATGACGCTCATTTTCGAACTCACGGGAGTCTTTTGCCTGCTTCCAGTGTTTCTAGCGGATTACGGCCCTGGCTATAGCCTTTGGTTAGCGATCTTTCATAGCATTAGTGCATTCAATAACGCTGGTTTTAGCCTGTTTGCTGACAGTTTGATGGGGTATGCCGTTTCCGTCCCGATCAACCTTGTTATTCCAGGACTGATTATCTTTGGTGGTATCGGCTACCAGGTGATTATGGAAGGCTTCTTCTGGTTCAGAAACCGCTTACGAGGGGTGCAGGAGTGTACAGTTTTTTCGCTGAACTTCAAAATCGTCACCAGTACAACCATTTTTTTGCTGATTTTTGGGGTTGTCGCCTTTCTGGCCACACCAATCAGCCATCCCGACTTTAACGGCAGTGCAACCGCGTGGGAACATCTCATCTTTGCCTGGTCCCAGTCTGTCATGCCGCGCACCGCCGGATTCAACACGGTGGATTATGGTCAAATGACCGACACAGCACTCTTTATGACGATCGCCCTGATGATTGTCGGCGCGAGTCCCGGCAGTACGGGAGGGGGCATTAAAACGACGACGCTGCGAATCTTGATGGCCTGCACGAAAGCTGTTTTGCAGGGGAAAGAAGAGGTTTTATGCTATCAACGTCAGATTCCGATGACATTGATCATCAAGGCCGTTGGGGTGGTGTTTGGGTCTGGGATTACGATCGTGCTGGCAACGACACTGATATCTTGGTTTGACCCGGAGATCGAGTTTATCCGCTTGTTATTTGAAGTCGTATCTGCGTTTGCGACGGTTGGATTATCCACAGGCATCACCGCAGCCCTCACCCCGATCGGCAAGATCATTATCATTGGGGTAATGTATGTGGGGCGAGTAGGGGTGCTGATCTTAATGGCATCCATCCTTGGTGATCCCAAGCCGACAACTGTTAACTATCCAGAGGAGAATTTGTTGGTTGGTTAA
- a CDS encoding homogentisate phytyltransferase, with product MSLVSEDKTPSSKRERSSVHLLQRRFPFIYALWKFSRPHTIIGTTLSVLGLYLIALAERSPLAVAEPNGWLILASIGLTWLTCICGNVYIVGLNQIEDVEIDRINKPHLPLASGEFSRPQAIAIVGITGILAIALSVLQGYGLMATVGLSVLIGTAYSLPPIRLKRFPLWASVCIFTVRGVVVNLGLFLHARQVVGDRHLWLWNQGAFNLDLPSPVWLLTAFILGYTFAIAIFKDIPDLEGDRQYNIQTFTVTLGAATVLNWARWVITACYVGVMLGAMVIPSIHTGFVITTHVAVLILFWMRSGRVSLHQKQAIAQFYQFIWKLFFLEYILFPIACWLA from the coding sequence ATGAGTTTAGTATCTGAGGACAAAACACCCTCGTCGAAGCGGGAACGTTCTTCTGTGCATCTCCTCCAGCGTCGATTTCCCTTTATTTACGCACTTTGGAAATTTTCACGACCGCACACCATCATTGGAACGACCCTGAGCGTTCTGGGGTTGTACCTGATTGCCTTGGCAGAGCGATCGCCCCTAGCTGTAGCTGAACCCAATGGCTGGCTTATCCTCGCATCCATCGGCCTCACCTGGCTTACGTGCATTTGTGGCAATGTTTACATCGTGGGCTTAAACCAGATCGAGGATGTTGAAATTGATCGCATCAATAAACCCCATCTTCCCTTGGCCTCCGGTGAATTTTCCCGTCCCCAGGCGATCGCCATTGTGGGGATAACGGGGATACTGGCGATCGCCCTATCAGTCCTCCAAGGATACGGATTAATGGCAACCGTAGGGCTGAGTGTGCTGATCGGAACGGCCTATTCGTTGCCCCCCATTCGACTAAAGCGCTTTCCCTTATGGGCATCGGTGTGCATTTTCACCGTGCGCGGTGTGGTCGTGAATTTAGGACTATTTCTCCATGCCCGTCAGGTCGTGGGCGATCGCCATCTGTGGCTCTGGAATCAAGGGGCATTTAATTTAGACCTTCCCTCACCCGTTTGGCTGTTGACGGCGTTTATTTTGGGCTATACTTTCGCGATCGCCATTTTCAAAGATATTCCTGACTTGGAGGGCGATCGCCAGTACAATATCCAGACCTTTACCGTAACCTTAGGTGCAGCAACGGTCTTGAATTGGGCGCGTTGGGTGATTACAGCCTGCTACGTAGGGGTGATGTTGGGGGCAATGGTGATTCCGTCCATCCATACAGGCTTTGTAATAACGACCCACGTTGCCGTTCTGATCCTGTTTTGGATGCGGAGTGGGCGGGTGAGTTTGCATCAAAAACAGGCGATCGCCCAGTTTTACCAATTCATTTGGAAGCTGTTTTTTCTGGAATATATCTTGTTTCCGATCGCCTGCTGGTTAGCGTGA
- a CDS encoding TrkA family potassium uptake protein, which produces MSSLSFLRYLRGQSNRQFAVIGLGRFGRAVCATLHKLGYEVLGVDSDERLVTKALSDHIVSHALQLDATDPYALKESGIPDFDTVIIAIGNYIQESIVTTLNLKEAGVRYVVAKASTEIHGKLLERVGADRVVFPEHEMGCVLARSLTRPGILDRFELDPDHSIVEVVIPQEFYDKTIVELELRSRYGLTLLAVGDSDKFEINPSPVRKLPHHGVMVVLGSNKGIDQLPV; this is translated from the coding sequence ATGTCTTCGCTAAGCTTTTTACGCTATTTGCGCGGTCAGTCTAATCGACAGTTTGCGGTCATTGGTCTGGGCCGTTTTGGGCGAGCCGTGTGCGCCACGCTGCATAAGTTGGGGTACGAGGTTTTGGGGGTTGATTCCGATGAACGCCTTGTGACCAAAGCCCTCAGCGATCACATTGTGTCCCATGCGCTTCAGCTTGATGCGACCGATCCCTACGCCCTTAAGGAATCGGGAATTCCTGATTTTGATACGGTGATTATTGCGATCGGGAATTACATTCAGGAAAGTATTGTCACCACTCTGAATTTGAAGGAGGCTGGGGTGCGCTATGTGGTTGCCAAAGCCTCGACAGAGATCCACGGCAAGCTGCTCGAGCGGGTGGGTGCGGATCGGGTTGTCTTTCCTGAACATGAAATGGGATGTGTATTGGCGCGATCGCTCACCCGTCCCGGCATCCTCGATCGGTTTGAACTTGACCCGGATCACAGCATTGTAGAAGTGGTGATTCCGCAAGAGTTTTACGATAAGACGATTGTGGAACTGGAACTGCGATCGCGCTACGGGCTGACGCTACTGGCCGTGGGGGATAGCGACAAATTTGAAATCAATCCTAGCCCTGTGCGGAAACTGCCCCATCACGGCGTCATGGTGGTGCTAGGGTCAAACAAAGGGATTGATCAACTCCCCGTTTAG
- a CDS encoding N-acetyltransferase → MIIRDAGKDDLASIVDIYNSTVHSRMVTADLQPIAVEDRLSWFHSHKPHQRPLWVAESDGRVAGWLSMHSFYGRPAYHITAELSIYISPDYRHCGIGSQLLQAAIEKSPSFGLVNLVGFIFAHNTPSLGLFKKFGFQQWGYLPEVAEFEGVLRDLVIVGLKLGGSDA, encoded by the coding sequence ATGATTATACGTGACGCTGGGAAAGACGATTTGGCATCCATTGTCGATATCTATAATTCAACTGTCCACAGCCGGATGGTGACTGCGGATTTACAGCCTATTGCAGTGGAGGATCGCCTAAGCTGGTTTCATAGCCATAAACCTCACCAGCGTCCGCTCTGGGTAGCTGAGAGTGACGGTCGTGTAGCTGGATGGTTGAGCATGCACTCCTTTTACGGGCGACCTGCCTACCACATCACCGCAGAGTTGAGCATTTATATCTCGCCCGACTATCGGCACTGCGGTATTGGGAGCCAACTTCTCCAAGCGGCCATTGAAAAAAGTCCGAGCTTTGGGCTGGTCAATCTCGTCGGCTTTATTTTTGCCCACAACACGCCTAGTTTGGGGTTGTTTAAGAAGTTTGGGTTTCAGCAATGGGGCTATCTGCCTGAAGTAGCGGAGTTTGAAGGGGTTTTGCGAGATCTGGTCATTGTTGGATTAAAACTGGGTGGCTCGGACGCATGA
- a CDS encoding methyltransferase domain-containing protein → MTLTLQQRIQNFYDASSGLWEDVWGEHMHHGYYGANGTIAKERRQAQIDLIEELLTWAEVQRVDNLLDLGCGIGGSSVYLAQRYGATATGITLSPVQAARATERAAEAGVQAQFQVADALHTPFDDDAFDLVWSLESGEHMPDKVQFFRECYRVLKPGGTFLCATWCHRPIDNTPLTAAEQRHLERIYQVYCLPYVISLPEYEQIATDLGFQNLRTADWSTAVAPFWDVVIGSAMTPGAIAGLLRSGWGTIQAALSLGLMRRGYQRGLVRFGVLAATK, encoded by the coding sequence ATGACGTTGACTTTACAACAGCGAATTCAGAACTTCTATGACGCCTCATCCGGACTGTGGGAAGACGTTTGGGGTGAGCACATGCACCACGGATATTACGGCGCGAACGGAACGATAGCCAAAGAGCGGCGGCAAGCGCAAATTGATCTGATTGAGGAACTCCTCACTTGGGCAGAGGTGCAAAGGGTAGACAACCTGCTGGACCTGGGTTGTGGTATTGGGGGCAGTTCGGTATATCTTGCCCAACGCTATGGTGCAACGGCGACTGGCATTACCTTAAGCCCTGTACAAGCAGCACGGGCAACGGAACGGGCGGCTGAGGCTGGAGTACAGGCGCAGTTTCAGGTGGCCGATGCGTTGCATACTCCATTTGATGATGATGCGTTTGATTTAGTCTGGTCGCTGGAAAGCGGTGAGCATATGCCCGATAAGGTACAGTTTTTTCGAGAATGCTACCGCGTGCTAAAACCTGGCGGAACGTTTCTGTGTGCGACATGGTGCCATCGTCCTATCGATAACACTCCCCTCACCGCTGCTGAACAGAGACATTTAGAGAGGATCTATCAAGTGTATTGCTTGCCCTACGTGATTTCGCTACCAGAATACGAGCAGATTGCAACCGATTTGGGGTTTCAAAACCTTCGGACAGCAGACTGGTCTACGGCAGTGGCTCCGTTTTGGGATGTGGTGATTGGGTCAGCCATGACGCCAGGGGCGATCGCCGGATTACTTCGCTCTGGCTGGGGAACGATTCAAGCCGCGCTTTCTCTAGGACTGATGCGACGGGGGTATCAACGCGGCTTAGTTCGGTTTGGCGTCTTGGCGGCCACGAAGTAG